AGGCCCGGCAGTCCAATCCCACGTGGCTCCTGCAGCAGGTGAAGAGCGCACCCGTGACCGGCACCCGCAGCGCCGGAGGACGCGACTGGGAACTCCGTGACACGGGCAAGGGCGAGAAGAGCATGGTGCTTGCCGACGCCGGCGGCACCACCGTTATCCTGACCGGATCCGCGCAGCTTGACGAATTCGCGCTGCTGGCAGCCGCTGTGGTGAAGTCCCTTGAGGGCACGTCCGGTGCGGCCGGCGGCGCGTCACCCGGGAGCACCGCGGAAGCCACCGTTTCGCCCTCCGCCGTCCCTTCGTCGTAAGGTAAGGCCGTGGCCACCTATCTCACCCCCGCCCTTGCCTGGCGCCGCCTCCGCGAAGGCAACGCGCGTTTCGTTTCAGGCAATTCTTCCCATCCCAACCAGGATGCGTCCCGGCGTTCCTCCCTCGTGGAGAACCAGCACCCCTTTGCGGTAATCTTCGGCTGCTCGGATTCCCGGCTGGCCGCTGAAATCATCTTCGACCTCGGCCTTGGCGATGCATTCGTGGTCCGCACCGCAGGCCATGTGATCGACGACGCCGTCCTCGGCTCGCTCGAATACAGCGTCAGCGTCCTGTCGGTGCCGCTGATCGTCGTCCTCGGGCATGACAGCTGCGGCGCGGTCACGGCCACCAAGAACGCCATGGAGACCGGGCTGATGCCCGTGGGCTTCATGCGCAGCCTCGTCGAGCGCATCACCCCGTCGGTGCTGACCTCGCTGCGCAACAACCAGAACGACATCAACGACATGGTGGTCGAGAACGTCAAACAGACGTCGCAGCGGCTCGTGGACAGCTCGCGGGTCATTTCCGAGGCAGTTGAAGGCGGCCGGGCCGCGGTAATCGGCCTTGCCTACAGCCTGTCCGATGGCAGGGCCGACCTCGTTTCCGGAATCGGCGAGCTCTGAGTTCCCGCCGCAGCACTCCTGCCGCCTCCGGGTAGCAAGCACTTCACGGTTTTCGATGGAACGCCTCCGCCCAATAAGCTAGCCCCATGACTTCCACAGAAGAGTTGAACACCGAAGAGTTCCGCATTGAACACGACACGATGGGCGAAGTCCGCGTCCCCGTGAACGCCCTGTACCGTGCCCAGACACAGCGTGCCGTCGAAAACTTCCCGATCTCCGGCAAGACCCTCGAGCGCGCCCACATCGAAGCCCTCGCCCGCGTCAAGAAGGCCGCAGCGCAGGCCAACGCCGAACTCGGAGTGCTCGACGGCGAGCTCGCCCAGGCGATCGCGGACGCTGCCGATGAGGTCGCCACCGGAAAGTACGACGGCGACTTCCCGATCGACGTCTTCCAGACCGGCTCGGGCACTTCCTCCAACATGAACACCAACGAGGTGCTTGCCGAACTGGCCACCCGCGCGCTCAAGGCCGCCGGCAGCGACAAGGTGGTCCACCCCAACGACCACGTCAACGCCTCACAGTCCTCCAACGACGTCTTCCCCACCTCGGTCCACGTGGCTGCCACGTCCGCACTGATCAACGACCTGATCCCGGCACTGGGCTACCTCGCGGAGTCCCTGGAGCGTAAGGCCGTCGAGTTCAAGGACGTCGTGAAGTCCGGCCGCACCCACCTCATGGACGCCACGCCGGTGACGCTGGGCCAGGAGTTCGGCGGCTACGCCGCGCAGGTCCGCTACGGCGTCGAGCGCATCAATGCCTCCCTCCCCCGCGTCGCTGAGGTTCCGCTCGGCGGCACCGCCGTCGGCACCGGCATCAACACCCCCGCCGGCTTCCCGGAGCGCGTCATCGAACTGCTGGCCGCCGACACCGGGCTGCCGCTGACCGAGGCCCGCGACCACTTCGAGGCGCAGGCCAACCGAGACGGCCTGATCGAGGCGTCCAGCCAGCTGCGCAACATCGCGATCTCCTTCATGAAGATCAACAACGACCTTCGCTGGATGGGCTCCGGCCCCAACACCGGCCTCGGCGAAATCTCGATCCCGGACCTGCAGCCGGGCTCCTCGATCATGCCCGGCAAGGTCAACCCGGTGATCTGCGAGGCCTCCATCATGGTCTGCGCCCAGGTCATCGGCAACGACACCGCCATCGCCTGGTCCGGCACCAACGGCGCCTTCGAGCTCAACGTCGGCATCCCCGTGATGGCCGCCAACCTGCTCGAGTCCGTGCGCCTGCTGGCCAACACCAGCCGCGTCATGGCGGACAAGATGATCGACGGCATCACCGCCAACGTCGAGCGCGCCCGCTTCCTGGCCGAGGCTTCGCCGTCGATCGTCACGCCGCTGAACAAGTTCATCGGTTACGAGAACGCCGCGAAGATCGCGAAGAAGTCCGTGGCCGAGGGCCTGACCATCCGCGAAACTGTGGTGGCGATGGGCTTCCTGGAGCGCGGCGAACTGACCGAGGAGCAGCTGGACACCGCCCTGGACGTTATGTCCATGACCCGTCCGCCGCACAAGGCCTAGGTCCCCGCGGGCGGGACGCCCGCTCTCCCGCCAGAACGTCCGACGCCGGCCGGCACCTTTGCGTGAAAGGTGCCGGCCGGCGTCGTTCGTGGCGCCGATGTTCCGGCCGCCCTGGGGCCGGGTACCGGCACCGGCCGATAATGTTGCACTTACCAAAACAAAGTGCAAATATTTACTTTGTGAATGAAAGTGCAATTATTGAGGGCGGACTCCGCGAGCGCAAGCGCGCCGCGACGCGGGCGGCGATCACCGCCGTCGCACGTTCCCTGACGGCAGCGCATGGCCTGAACGGCTACACGGTGGAGGAGGTCTGCGAACGGACGGGAATCTCCCGCCGGACGTTTTTTAACTACTTCCCCACCAAGGAAGACGCCATCATCGGACACGTCGACGACGACTTCCCGGCCGCCGTCGTCAGTCGCTTCGTGGCGGGCGGGGCCGGCTCCCCGGCCGGCGCGATCTCCCCCACCCTGCTGTCGGACCTCGTGCAGCTCTCTCTTGACCTGTCCGAACAGATGACCGCCGGCGAGGAAGAAACCCGCCAGCTGATCGGCGTCATCCAAAAGGAACCCCAGCTGATGCTGCGGATCATCGGCGCCTCGGAACAGCGCGAAGCCGAATTCGCCCGAATGCTCGCGGCCCGGGAAAGCGTCCCGCCGGACCACCCGGTGGTCCGTATGGCCGTCCTGCTCCTGGGCAACATCGCCCGGAAGACGAGCGCCGCCTACTTCTCCGCGGACAACACCCGCCCCTACGAGGACATGCTGCTCGAAAACGTCGCAGCCGCCCGCTCACTTTTTTGCCAGCCCCTGGACATCGCCCCGTCCGTCTCCACCGAAGGACCCCAATGAGTTCCACCGCCAGCATCACACCGGCAGCCGAGCCGCTGCTGCTGACCCAGAAACGCATCTGGATCATTTTCTCCGCCCTGATCGCCGGCATGCTGCTCTCCAGCCTGGACCAGACGATTGTCTCCACCGCCATGCCCACCATCGTCGGCAAGCTCGGGGGCGTGGAACACCAGGCGTGGATCACCACCGCCTACCTGCTGGCCACCACCATCGTGATGCCGATCTACGGCAAGTTCGGCGACATCCTGGGCCGCCGGAACCTGTTCCTGGTTGCCATCGCCCTGTTCACGCTGGCCTCGATCGGCTGCGCCTTCGCCACAGACTTCTGGGGCTTCGTCATCTTCCGCGCCGTCCAGGGCCTGGGCGGCGGCGGGCTCATGATCCTCTCGCAGGCCATCATCGCCGACATCGTCCCGGCCAAGGACCGCGGCAAGTACATGGGCCCGCTGGGCGCCATCTTCGGCCTGTCCGCCGTCGCCGGCCCGCTCCTGGGCGGCTACTTCGTGGACCACCTGACGTGGGAATGGGCCTTCTACATCAACATCCCGATCGGCATCGCGGCGTTCACCATTGCCTGGTTCACGCTGACCCTGCCCAACAAGAAGGCCGAAAAGCGGATCGACATCCTGGGTGTGCTCCTGCTGTCCGCGGCCACCACCTGCCTGATCTTCTTCACTGATTTCGGCGGCAAGAAGGATGAAGGCTGGGATTCCCCGCTGACGTGGGCCTTCGGCGCCGGCATGGTGCTTGCCGCCGTCGCCTTCGTCCTCATGGAGCGCAGGGCCGAGGACCCCATCATCCCGTTGAGCCTGTTCAGGAACCGGATTTTCGTCAACTCCACGGCGATCGGCTTCACCCTTGGCCTGGGCATGTTTGCCGCCATCGCCTTTGTCCCCACGTTCCTGCAGATGTCCTCCGGGACCTCCGCGGCGGAGTCCGGCCTGCTGATGCTGCCCATGATGGTGGGGCTGATGGGCATGGCCATCTTCTCGGGCATCCGCATCTCCAAGACCGGCAAGTACAAGATGTTCCCGATCCTTGGGGCCGTCCTCACCATTGCCGCGATGCTGTGGCTGACCACGCTCACCGCCGCGACCCCCATCTGGATCATTTGCGTCCAGCTGTTCATCTTCGGGGCCGGACTCGGCTCCATCATGCAGGTGATCGTGCTGGTGGTGCAGAACTCCGTTCCCGCCGAACAGATCGGCACGGCCACTAGCACCAACAACTACTTCCGTGAAGTGGGCGCCTCGCTCGGCGTCGCGGTCTTTGGTTCCATCTTCACCGCCCGGCTCTCCGAGTCCCTGTCCCGGGCGTTCACCGGAGCGGGCGCCACGGCGGAGCAGGCGTCGCAGTCCACCCGCACCCTGGACCCGCAGGCCCTCAGCCAGCTCCCGGCCCAGCTCAAGGACGCAATCGTCAACGCCTACGCCGATTCACTGGCCCCCGTGTTCTGGTACCTGCTGCCGTTCCTCGGGATCGCCCTGGTGCTCGCGCTGACCCTGAAGCAGATCCCGCTCTCGGACACCGCCGGCATGGTGGCCCGCGGCGAGGCCGTGGGCGGCGAGGAGGCCGAACGCCTTGAGGCCGAACGCCACGCCGGAGTCACCTCGCCTCCGGAGCCGGTCCCAGACGCGCCGGCAGACGACGAACTCCACAGCCTGCACCGCTAGACGATATGAAGTGTGGTGGGCCGGTCCTGATGTAGGACTGGAACCTCGGGTTCAAAGAGGTTCGTGGGTTACCGGTCCGGGTCTTCCCCCGCATACCTGCGGGGGTGTGGACTGGCAGAGCCACATTTGAACGTCTGGAGGTTCCAGCCATGAATAAGCGTACTTACGTCGGTTTGGATGTCCATGCGCGCAGTGTGAAGGGCTGCGCGATCGACCGTGAAACGGGCGAGATCCTGAGGCAGAGCCTGGCCGCCAACGATGCCGGGGTCGCCGAGTGGGTTTCCGGGTTGCCGGGCCCGGTCCTCGTTGTCTATGAGGCAGGGCCAACCGGATTCGGATTGGCCCGGTTACTGGTCGGTGCAGGGATCGAGTGCCTGGTTGTGGCGCCCTCGAAGCTTCAGCGGCCGCCCGGGGACCGGGTGAAGACCGATGCGCGCGATGCTGAGCATCTGGCCCGGTTGGCCCTGCTCGGACAGATAACGTCCGTGCGGGTTCCGGGCCGTGCGGATGAAGCAGCCCGGGATCTGGTGCGTGCCCGTGAGGACGTCCGCGCGGATTTGATGCGGGCCAGGAACCGCGTTTCCAAGCTCCTGCTGCGCCATGGCCTGGTCTACTCCGGCGGCCATGCCTGGACCGACGCCCACCACACCTGGCTGCACCGGCAACGATTCGATGACCCTGCCCTGCAGGCCGCGTACGAGGCCTGTCTGGAAGCGGCAGAACTGACACTGGACCGCAGGAACAGGTTGGACGCGAAGATCACGGCCCTCGCTGCGACCGACCGCTACGCCCCCGTGGTCCACGCTTTGATGTGCCTGCGCGGGATCTCGGTGCTCACCGCTTTCGGCCTCGCGGTGGAGATTGGTGACTGGACCCGCTTCACCGGCTCTACGATCGGCGCGTATCTGGGTCTGGTTCCCTCGGAGCATTCATCCGGCGCTTCCCGGTCCCAGGGCGGGATCACTAAAACCGGCAACATCCATGCCCGCCGCCTGCTGGTCGAGGCCGCCTGGCACCATCGCCGCCCCTACACCCATGCCAGCCGGGACATGCGCGCCCGCTGGGACGCAGCCGATGAGGTCTCCCGGGTCCGCGGCCATCAAGGCAACCACCGGCTGCATCACAGGTGGGACCAGTTCGAAGCCAGGCACAAACGCCGGGTCATCGCTAACGTCGCCGTCGCCCGCGAACTGGCTGGCTGGTGCTGGTCTCTCGCCGCCCAAGTCCAACGGGAGCAGCCATGGACCGATGAATAGAGGTGTGCCGTTCCCGGCCGGCCTGGATGGCTCGGCAGCGTGGAGGAGACCCGCGATACAACTATGGACAACCGGCAATCCCCGGTGACGCCCGACATTGCTAGACCAGCGGCACCCCTCCAGCCGAACACCTCGTCCTGCGGCAGCCAACCCGCGCATATCAGTCTGACAGCGCCGTCGATCATGACGCGCCGGCCGGCCGGACCAGGCAGGGAACGAACACAGGTGAGCGGTCCAAGACATCCAGTCTTGGACCGCTCACCCTTGCCCTCTTGACAAGGAACAACTACATATCAGCTGTACTCGGCCAGGACGTTGGTTACATGTTGAAAAGGGTGAAGACCTCTTAGGTTGGTGGTTACCACACACACCTAACGACTAAGAGGTCTTCATGGTCCACCGTAATGCCCGTCTGACTCCTGCCGGTAGAAGCATCCTTGTCCAGCGTCTTCTGGGCGGCCGTCCCGTGGCGCATGTGGCGAAGGAAATGGGTGTTTCCCGCGCATGCGCCCACCGGTGGCTCAAGCGCTATGTCGAACACGGCTGGGACGGGATGGAGGACCGGTCCTCACGCCCGCATTCGTGCCCGCACGCCACCCCCGAGGCGAAGATCGAGGACGTGCTCGCGGCTCGGGAGAAGCACCGCGAAGGCCCGGTCGAGCTGGCCGAACGCTGCAAGGTCCCGGCCCGCACGGTCTCTAGGATCATCGCCAGGGCCGGGCTGCCCCGGTTGTGGGAACTGGACCCGATCAGCGGCGAACGCATCCGGGCCGGCCGGGCCACCGACCACCGTTACGAACGCGACACCGCCGGAGAGTTGCTGCATATCGACGTCAAGAAACTCGGCGGCATAGCGAACGGCGGCGGCTGGCGGGTCCATGGCCGCAGCGAAGCCGTCAGAGGCCGCGGCATCGGGTACGACTACGTCCACGTCGCCGTGGATGACCACTCCCGCCTGGCCTACGTTGAGGTCCTGCCCGACGAGAAAGGGCCGACCTGCGCCCGGTTCCTGACCAACGCCGCGGCGTTCATGGCCGCGAACGGGGCACCGGTGCGCGAAGTCATGACCGACAACGCCCTGGCCTACATCCGGTCCGCGGACTTCGCTACGGCCATCGCGGATCTCGGCGCCAAACACCGGCGCACCAAACCGCGCAGCCCGTGGCAGAACGGCAAGGCCGAGCGGTTCAACCGCACTCTCCAGGAAGGCTGGGCCTATAAGAACGCCTATGACTCCAGCGACGACCGCACACAGG
This DNA window, taken from Pseudarthrobacter sp. ATCC 49987, encodes the following:
- a CDS encoding carbonic anhydrase; amino-acid sequence: MATYLTPALAWRRLREGNARFVSGNSSHPNQDASRRSSLVENQHPFAVIFGCSDSRLAAEIIFDLGLGDAFVVRTAGHVIDDAVLGSLEYSVSVLSVPLIVVLGHDSCGAVTATKNAMETGLMPVGFMRSLVERITPSVLTSLRNNQNDINDMVVENVKQTSQRLVDSSRVISEAVEGGRAAVIGLAYSLSDGRADLVSGIGEL
- a CDS encoding class II fumarate hydratase; the encoded protein is MTSTEELNTEEFRIEHDTMGEVRVPVNALYRAQTQRAVENFPISGKTLERAHIEALARVKKAAAQANAELGVLDGELAQAIADAADEVATGKYDGDFPIDVFQTGSGTSSNMNTNEVLAELATRALKAAGSDKVVHPNDHVNASQSSNDVFPTSVHVAATSALINDLIPALGYLAESLERKAVEFKDVVKSGRTHLMDATPVTLGQEFGGYAAQVRYGVERINASLPRVAEVPLGGTAVGTGINTPAGFPERVIELLAADTGLPLTEARDHFEAQANRDGLIEASSQLRNIAISFMKINNDLRWMGSGPNTGLGEISIPDLQPGSSIMPGKVNPVICEASIMVCAQVIGNDTAIAWSGTNGAFELNVGIPVMAANLLESVRLLANTSRVMADKMIDGITANVERARFLAEASPSIVTPLNKFIGYENAAKIAKKSVAEGLTIRETVVAMGFLERGELTEEQLDTALDVMSMTRPPHKA
- a CDS encoding TetR/AcrR family transcriptional regulator, which encodes MNESAIIEGGLRERKRAATRAAITAVARSLTAAHGLNGYTVEEVCERTGISRRTFFNYFPTKEDAIIGHVDDDFPAAVVSRFVAGGAGSPAGAISPTLLSDLVQLSLDLSEQMTAGEEETRQLIGVIQKEPQLMLRIIGASEQREAEFARMLAARESVPPDHPVVRMAVLLLGNIARKTSAAYFSADNTRPYEDMLLENVAAARSLFCQPLDIAPSVSTEGPQ
- a CDS encoding MDR family MFS transporter, encoding MSSTASITPAAEPLLLTQKRIWIIFSALIAGMLLSSLDQTIVSTAMPTIVGKLGGVEHQAWITTAYLLATTIVMPIYGKFGDILGRRNLFLVAIALFTLASIGCAFATDFWGFVIFRAVQGLGGGGLMILSQAIIADIVPAKDRGKYMGPLGAIFGLSAVAGPLLGGYFVDHLTWEWAFYINIPIGIAAFTIAWFTLTLPNKKAEKRIDILGVLLLSAATTCLIFFTDFGGKKDEGWDSPLTWAFGAGMVLAAVAFVLMERRAEDPIIPLSLFRNRIFVNSTAIGFTLGLGMFAAIAFVPTFLQMSSGTSAAESGLLMLPMMVGLMGMAIFSGIRISKTGKYKMFPILGAVLTIAAMLWLTTLTAATPIWIICVQLFIFGAGLGSIMQVIVLVVQNSVPAEQIGTATSTNNYFREVGASLGVAVFGSIFTARLSESLSRAFTGAGATAEQASQSTRTLDPQALSQLPAQLKDAIVNAYADSLAPVFWYLLPFLGIALVLALTLKQIPLSDTAGMVARGEAVGGEEAERLEAERHAGVTSPPEPVPDAPADDELHSLHR
- a CDS encoding IS110 family transposase → MNKRTYVGLDVHARSVKGCAIDRETGEILRQSLAANDAGVAEWVSGLPGPVLVVYEAGPTGFGLARLLVGAGIECLVVAPSKLQRPPGDRVKTDARDAEHLARLALLGQITSVRVPGRADEAARDLVRAREDVRADLMRARNRVSKLLLRHGLVYSGGHAWTDAHHTWLHRQRFDDPALQAAYEACLEAAELTLDRRNRLDAKITALAATDRYAPVVHALMCLRGISVLTAFGLAVEIGDWTRFTGSTIGAYLGLVPSEHSSGASRSQGGITKTGNIHARRLLVEAAWHHRRPYTHASRDMRARWDAADEVSRVRGHQGNHRLHHRWDQFEARHKRRVIANVAVARELAGWCWSLAAQVQREQPWTDE
- a CDS encoding IS481 family transposase; its protein translation is MVHRNARLTPAGRSILVQRLLGGRPVAHVAKEMGVSRACAHRWLKRYVEHGWDGMEDRSSRPHSCPHATPEAKIEDVLAAREKHREGPVELAERCKVPARTVSRIIARAGLPRLWELDPISGERIRAGRATDHRYERDTAGELLHIDVKKLGGIANGGGWRVHGRSEAVRGRGIGYDYVHVAVDDHSRLAYVEVLPDEKGPTCARFLTNAAAFMAANGAPVREVMTDNALAYIRSADFATAIADLGAKHRRTKPRSPWQNGKAERFNRTLQEGWAYKNAYDSSDDRTQALTGWLDFYNHRRNHPSADVTNLLAEYS